The Deinococcus multiflagellatus genome contains the following window.
AGCACCTCGCCCCTCCCATTTCAACGTTTCAGAAGAGCGCCGAAACGTTTCCATTCTCGGTGCGAGGTACTTTTTTCGCCTCTCGCTCCGCTCGGTTGATCTAAAGATCAACAGCGAGTGACTTAGCCTGGACACCCGGGGCGCGCTTCCGGGCCCCCAGCCCCTACACTGAACAGGAAGTCGGCGGTTCCGTGGCATCCAGGGGCCAGGGCCGCCCATCACCTGCCGGCCGCTGCTGGCCGCGACAGCACAGGAGGACCACAGATGACGGCAACACAGAGCAAGTGGCTGGACGCTGAACTGAAGTACGACAGCGGCGTGTACAACAAGCACCACGTCGTGATGACCAGGGGCCTGGGCGCCACCGTCTGGGATGAATCCGGGCGCTCGTACATTGACTGCGTGGCGGGCTACGGCGTGGCGAACATTGGCCACAGCCACCCGGATGTGGTGCGGGCGGTCAAGGAGCAGGTGGACCGCCTGATCGTGATGCCCCAGACGCTCCCCAACGACAAGCGCGCCGAATTCCTGCAGGAACTCGTGGGCATGCTGCCCCAGGGCCTGGAGCGCGTGTTCCTGTGCAACTCCGGCACCGAGGCGATGGAAGCGGCCAAGAAGTTTGCGATCACCGCCACCGGCCGCCAGCGCTTTGTGAGCATGAAGCGCGGCTTTTCGGGCCGCAGCCTGGGCGCACTGGCTTTCACCTGGGAACCCAAGTACCGCGAGCCGTTTGGCGACGCCGTGGACAACAAGAACGTGGACTTCGTGAGCTACGGCAACCTCGAAGAACTGCGCGCGGCCATCACGGACCAGACGGCCGCCGTGATCATGGAGCCGGTGCAGGGTGAGGGCGGCGTGCGCCCCGCCAGCGCCGAATTCATTCAGGAGGCCCGCCGCCTGACCAAAGAGAAGGGCGCCCTGCTGATTCTGGATGAAATTCAGACTGGCTTCTGCCGCACTGGCAAGATGTTCGCCACCGAGCACTACGGCGTCACCCCCGACGCCATGACGCTGGCCAAGGCGATGGCGGGCGGCCTGCCCATCGGCGCGCTGGCGATGACCGCCGAGGTGGCGGACCGCATGCCCGCTGGCGGCCACGGCACCACCTTCGGCGGCAATCCCCTGAGCATGGCCGCTGGTGTGGCGGCCCTGCGCGCCATGAAGCGCGAAGGCATGGCCGAGCAGGCTCGCGAGAAGGGCGCGTACTTCATGGAAAAGCTGCGCGCCATCCAGAGCCCCAAGATCCGCGAGGTGCGCGGCCTGGGCCTGATGATCGGGGTGGAGCTGAAAGAAAAGAGTGCGCCCTACATCCACGCGCTGGAACACGATGAAGGCGTGCTGACCCTGCAGGCCACGCCCCTGGTGGTGCGCTTCCTGCCGCCGGTGACCATCAGCAAGGAGCAGATTGACACCGTGATCGCCGCCTTTGAGCGCGTGCTGCAGAACGTGGACCCCCGCGCTGAACGCCGCGCCGAACTGGCCCAGGGCGCCGAAGAGAAGCAGAGCGAGTAAAGAAGAAATACTCAACCTGGGGCGGCCGTAGGGTCGCCCCAGGTTGGTTTGGTGTTGGGGAAGGAGAGGGGAGGCGTCTCCAGCTCATTGGGAGGGGCAAGATCGGGTCAGGCGTTTAGAGCGGTTGACCAACGAACGCCCTCACCCCTCGCTGCGGCGCCGCTCTTCGAGTCCCACGAGGGGCGAGGGTCAAGACCCTACAGCATCTTGATAGCAACTGCTCTAGCTGGTTGTGCATGGAATGGTCGTTGTGGAGGGGGTCCCAGGACGGATGATAGGGGCAGGGCGAAAGGCTGCTTCAGCCCCTGCCCATGCCCCTTCTCCAGCCGCCCCCTGTCCAGCCCGGCCGAACCTCCGTTCCCAGCGGCCTTCATGAACCCCTGACCATGAGGGGAACGTGCGGTTTCTGCAATCGCGCGCCCGTGAACTTCCTTACACTGTGGCCTGATGAAGCGCTGGGCTGGGGGATTAATGGGAGCGACGCTGGTGGGTGGAGCGCTCGCGGTGGGTGTGGCGACGCAGCCGGGGGGGACGCTGGCCCCGGGCCTGCGCATTGCCGGGGTGGAGGTCGGCGGCCTGACCCGGGAACAGGCCCAGGCCGCGCTGGCCGGGCAGGTGGCCGCCCCGCCCCAGGTGACGGTTCGGGCGGGCACGGCGCGCTGGACCGTGGGCGCCGCGCAACTGGGCTGGCAGGCCGACACCGCGCGCAGCCTGGACGCGGCGTTTGAAGCCACAGCCAGCCGCAACCTGCTGCAAAAGGTGCAGGGCCTGATTGGGCAGGCGCCCGTGCAGGACCTGCCCCTGAGCGTGACGGTGGACACCGCCCAGGCCCGCGCCACCCTGAGCGGCCTGACCGCCGCCCTGAACACCCAGCCCAAGAACGCGGCCATCTTCTTCGACAAGGCCACGAAAAAATACGCGGTCAAGCCGGGCAACCCTGGCCGCCAGGCCGACGTGACGGCGGCCGTGAACAGCTACGCCGCCAACCCGGCCCAGACGGCCCTCACCGTGCCGGTCAAGCAGTGGGCGGCCAAGTACACGGCCGCCGCGCTGCAGGCGCATGTGGACCGGGGCAACGCCCTGAACCGCGCGTTCACCGTGTCCCTGGACGGCACCGACCGCACTGGGGTGCTCAGCGCCCTGCAGGTGGCCAATCTCTACTGGGTGCGTGAACAGGGGGTGGTGCCGGACGAGCAGACCCTCAAAGCCGCGTTCGGCCTGCTGACAGAGACGGTGGACCGCCCCGCCCAGAACGCCCGTTATGTGATGCAGGGCGGCACGCTGGTGAAGGCCAAGGAGCGTGCCGGGCGCGTCACCGACCGCGCCGCCGCCTACGCCCTGTTCCGCAAGGCGGTGCTGGACCCCACGCAGAAAACCCTGGTGTTCCCCAGCAAGGTGCAGCAGCCC
Protein-coding sequences here:
- a CDS encoding aspartate aminotransferase family protein is translated as MTATQSKWLDAELKYDSGVYNKHHVVMTRGLGATVWDESGRSYIDCVAGYGVANIGHSHPDVVRAVKEQVDRLIVMPQTLPNDKRAEFLQELVGMLPQGLERVFLCNSGTEAMEAAKKFAITATGRQRFVSMKRGFSGRSLGALAFTWEPKYREPFGDAVDNKNVDFVSYGNLEELRAAITDQTAAVIMEPVQGEGGVRPASAEFIQEARRLTKEKGALLILDEIQTGFCRTGKMFATEHYGVTPDAMTLAKAMAGGLPIGALAMTAEVADRMPAGGHGTTFGGNPLSMAAGVAALRAMKREGMAEQAREKGAYFMEKLRAIQSPKIREVRGLGLMIGVELKEKSAPYIHALEHDEGVLTLQATPLVVRFLPPVTISKEQIDTVIAAFERVLQNVDPRAERRAELAQGAEEKQSE
- a CDS encoding VanW family protein, translating into MKRWAGGLMGATLVGGALAVGVATQPGGTLAPGLRIAGVEVGGLTREQAQAALAGQVAAPPQVTVRAGTARWTVGAAQLGWQADTARSLDAAFEATASRNLLQKVQGLIGQAPVQDLPLSVTVDTAQARATLSGLTAALNTQPKNAAIFFDKATKKYAVKPGNPGRQADVTAAVNSYAANPAQTALTVPVKQWAAKYTAAALQAHVDRGNALNRAFTVSLDGTDRTGVLSALQVANLYWVREQGVVPDEQTLKAAFGLLTETVDRPAQNARYVMQGGTLVKAKERAGRVTDRAAAYALFRKAVLDPTQKTLVFPSKVQQPTLTIDKLPAADKLQLIAVGKSTYYGSSPARRTNVANAAAKINGTVVPAGEDFSFLSALGGITPQNGFVGGLIISGGRTVDGLGGGVCQVSTTVFRALYSAGLPVVERNQHSYRVGYYEPQVGFEAAVYDPGLDLKLKNDTSGPILIKTVNNNATSTLEVQVWGIKPARTVTVSPAVITARIPHPAPQYVVNPALRPGTTRQVDWAADGYSLYITRTIKDASGVRQDQVKTVYKPWRAVYETGPRG